GTCAGTTCCGCCTGTTCGTCCACAGTCCAGGTCATGCGGTCCTCCCGAGGTCCGGCGCGGCGCGCGCGAGCTTTCATTTTTTCATGAAGCGCAGCGCGAGGCGAGCGAGCGCCGGCACGAACGTCGGACGCAGCAGGCGCGGATCGTAGCCGCGCATCCGGTCGTCGTTCTCCTGCAGGCACAGTTCGAGCATGTCGCGCGGCTTCAGCGCGTCGCCGATCACTTCGCGGTTCGCGGGCAGGAAGTTCGAGTCGTGCGCAACGCCGTCCGCGTCGATGCCGCGCGCGATCGCGAGCCGCTCCCACACGAGCAGGAACCCGATGACGGCGACGCACAATGAATGCCACGGCCGGCGCCACCAGGGCATCGTCTTGCGATGCCACGCGACCCAGTTGGTGAAGAACAGGATGTGCCGGGCTTCCTCCTGGATCACCGGCTCGAAGGTTTCGACGAGTTCCGGCGGGAAGTAGCCGGACTCCTGGGCAGAGCGAAAGAGGCCGAACGCGAAGAAGCTGTCGATGCACTCGCTGTAGCCGGTGAACATCCACGCCCATTCGGGCCGCTTCGGCGGCGGATACGCGGGCTCGGGCGCGAGTGCGATGCCGTAGGCTTCGACCAGCTTCGACAGCACGACCTTGTGGCGCGCTTCCTCGTCGCCGTCCATTTCGATCGCTTCGCGCAGCAGCGGGTCGGTGACGGTGGCCGCATAGGTTTTCACGCGGATCGACGCGCGGCCTTCGGTCTGCACCGCGATGTCCCAGATCGGCAGCGACGTGAGGCGGCGCAGCGCGTCCGGTGCGAGCTTCGGCCAGTCGATCACCGCGGGGCGATACGGATTGTGCGTGTCGAGCAGCATCCGGCAGAACATCCGGCGATGCTCGTCCGAACCGATCCTGACGGGGCCGCGCACGTCATGCGTCCAGTGACGCAGCGCGGCGTCCGGGTTGTCGACTGTGCGGGTTTTTGCGTCGTCAGGCGTCAGGGTGTCGGACATGGAGCATCGATCGTCTACCTATGATGTGGCTCCTATTCTGTCACAACAGTAAGATTGGCCGCAGCGTCACGCGCAACGGCGCAGCGCGGCGCGCTGGTCGTCGATCCACATCCGCGCCCAGCGGAATGCGTACGCGAGCGCGTGTTCCTCGTCGAAGAAGTAGTCGAGCGCGTCGAATGAGCGTGCGCTGCCGGACTGCGCCTCGATGGTCAGATTGGCGGCGAACAGGCCATTCGGAAGCCGCTGTGCCGCAGGGGCGACTTCATAGCCTTTGTAGCGAATGGATGGGTTCATGGCTTCGGTGAATCCGCTTGCAGGGTGCTTCGGTCGTGCGGTTCGCGCGCAACGGTTGCGGGTCGCGCGGGCACGGACAGAGCGTAGGGGCAGCCGTGCGCGGGAGGAACCAATCATTCGTCGCAAGCAAATCATGGGCGGCCTGAAACCGTCAGCAGATGATCCGGATGAGGCGAGGTGGCGCGTTCGGGACTAATGTGCGGCTACGAATTGCCGGTGTCTGTGGTGTGGCGCACGCGGTGCGTGCACGGGACGTGCGAGCGGGCGATGCGTTGGACGTGCTTCGGTGCGCATGCCTGGGAATGCGTGCGAAACGCAGTGCGGAGGGAATAGCGGCTTGCGAACGCAGTGCCGCGCCGGTCATGCGCGATGCGTCGCGCTCATGGCGCGCGACGCATCGTGATCGAACGGATGAAACGGGGGATGACGACGGATGCGCCGCTCAGACCGCGACGCTGAACAGCCGGTTCGCGCGCGATTCGTTGACGGCCGGTGCGCCCGACGTCGCGGTTGCCGCGCGATGCGCGTTGAACGCGAGCGCGAACTGCGCGGCCTGCGTGCCGACCGTGTACAACTGGTCGACGACCTTCGGGTCCGAGCACTGCTGCGCGCTTTCGAAACGCGTTTCGAGCGTGTTGATGCCGGCGCCGAACGGCGTCGGCCAGCCGCGCAGCGCGTGCACGATCGAACGCAGCGACGTGAGCACCGACCCCGCTGCCTGCCAGCCGTACGCGGTCACGATGCAGCCGACCGCGCGGCCGTCGAGATACGGACGCTCGTCGGCGCGCAATTCTTCCAGCGTGTCGAGCGCGTTCTTCACGAGACCGGACACGCCGCCGTGATAACCGGGCGTCGCGATGATCACCGCATCGGCGGCGCGGACCGTTTCGATCAGTTCGAGTTGTTCGTCGGTGCGCTGTTCGGTTTCCGGCGCGTAATGCGGGAGGCTATGCAGGAACGTGCCGCCGAACAGATGGGTGCGCGCGCCGGCGTTCTCGGCGCCGCGCAGCGCGAAGCTCAGCGCGCGTTCGGTCGACGAGGCGGCGCGCGTCGTGCCGCCGATGCCGACCACGAGCGGGCGGCGATGGGGATCGGGAGTGGTCAACGAAGTGCTCCTTCTTGTTGCTTGGGGGCGAGTCGCGGGGCGCGGCTGGGCACCGGTCCGGGAGGCGAAGCTGGAACGGCAATCTTAGTGATCGGGCAGCGCCGGACGAAGCGAGATTTTGTTCTAACGATATACGCGGGCCGGGTTTCCCCGCGGGCGACCGGACATGCAGAGCAATGCAGGAAGGGCGGCCATATGCATATGCGAAAGCATTGGTTGAGGCGGACTGCGCCCGCTGGCTATGATGAACCCGTCTCCTCCATGACATCTCCTTGACATGGGATTGGACCCCGTACCGCGCTGGTGTCGGGGTCTTTTTTTATGCGCTCGCGGCAGCTGACGGGACGGATTACGGCAGACGGATGCCGGCCGATGCGCGGCTCGCCGGCAACCGGTAGCCGACCTGCAACACGCGGCCGTCGGGACCGACCTTCGGGGTAAGGGCAGGATGGCGGTCGGTTTGCGGCGTCATGGCGGGTTTGGCGGGAGCGGCCGGCAAGGCGGCCGACGCGCGTTCGGCCGGCCCGGCGACCTTGCGCGGCGCGAGATGGTCCGCGGCCGCGATGCGGCGCTTCGCGCCTTTCTTCGCATGGCTTCGTTTGCCGGGCGCCGACGGGCGCGCGCTGTCGATACGCGCTTCCGGCGGATTCCAGACCTCCACGTAGTGCTCCGCGGCGAACGCGGAGGACGCGAGGGCGCACAGCATCGCCCCGGTCATGATGATTCGCACGTCGTGTTCTCCGTTTTTGATGAACGTGCCCGTTGCGTTCGACGGGCAGGCGGACGAATCTGCGCACTGTACATTCATACAGGCTTTTATGCAAATGCCGCGCAGATGCGGCGGCCGTTCAATGCCGGAGCGCGATGGTCCGGCTCCCAACGGGCGCGGCGTGCGAGCGCAGCCATGCCGCTTTAAAGCGGGGCTGCTGCGGATGGTCGGAGGTGGAAGCCGCGCGGGCGCAAAGCGAAGTGGTAGCGCTCGCGTATCGGCGTGTGCCGGGTCAGCGCGGCTCTGTGCGCTTGCTCAGTTCTTTCGACGCCGCGAGCGGAATGCGCGCGTCATCCCATGTCGCGAGCCATTCGACTTCCTTCGACGCGAACACCTGTCCATGATTGCGCAGCGCGTACTGCAGCGAATCGATGATGTGGTTGCGGATGATCTCCGGTGTGTGCTGATCGTCGAGGACGGCACGAAATGCTTCGAGCGTGGCCATCGGGTGTGCTCCGGCTTGCGTTTGCTGAGTATCGGTTATCGCACGCCAAAAAAGCGCACGCCACGCGCGCGAAAAAAATGCCTGGAGGCCGGTCAGCCGAAACGCTCCGCGCGGTACGGACGCGGGTCGGTGAAGGTCGGCTCGCCGGTCATCATCTGCGCGAGCAGCTTGCCGCTGACCGGCCCGAGCGTGAGGCCGTGATGGTTGTGGCCGAACGCGAACCACAGGCCCGGATGGCGCGGCGCGGGGCCGATCACCGGGCGCATGTCGGGCGTGCACGGGCGCATGCCGAGCCACGGTTCGGCGTCGAGCCGGTCGCCGAGGCCGAACAGCGGGCGCGCGATCGTCTCGGCGCGCGCGAGCTGCACGCCGGTCGGCGGCGTGTCGCGGGTCGCGAGTTCGACGCCGGTCGTGAGCCGGATGCCCTGCTGCATCGGCGCGATGGCGTAGCCGCGTTCGGTATCGACGACCGGCATCGACAACGTGCCGCGCTGCGGCCGGTAGTGCATGTGATAACCGCGTTTCGCGCGCAGCGGAATCCGGTAGCCGAGCGGCTCGAACACGAGATCCGACCACGGACCCATCGCGATGACCGCTTCGTTCGCGCTGATCAGACCATCGGCGGTTTGCACGGCCCATGCGTCGCGTTCGCGGCGCAGCGTGGCCGCGTCGCCGCGCCTGAACGCGCCGCCGTCCGTTTCGAACAGGCGCGCGTAACGTGCGACCAGTTCGCCCGGATTCGCGACGGTTTTGGGGTCGAGCCAGTGCAGCGCGCCCGCGAAGCCTGCCGCGAGACTCGGCTCGCGTGCGCGTAACGCCGCTGCGTCGAGCGCCGTCACGCGCAAGCCGTGCTCGCGCGCGACGCGCTCCGCACGGGCCGCGTCGAGTTCGAAGCGCGCCGGCGTGTGGATTGCCTGAAGCCAGCCGTTCGCGTGCAGGAGCGACTGCGCATCCGCGCGCGCGGCCAGTGCGTCGTGCTCCGCGACGCTGCGCTCGATCAACGGCAGCATGTCCCGCGCGGCCGCCGCATGGCGCTGTGGCGCGGACTCCCACCAGAAGCGCGCGAGCCACGTCGCGTAGGACGGCAGCGAGCGATAGTCCCAGTACAGGTCGGTCGAGCGGTTGCGCGCGTAGCGCAGCAGCGCGGTCGCGCTGCGCGGAAAACCATACGGCACCACCGACGACCGCTCGATCAGGCCGGCATTGCCATAGCTGGTTTCCTCGCCGGGGCCGCGCCGGTCGATCAGCGCGACGCGGCGTCCGCGATCCTGCAGATGCAGTGCCGCGCTCACGCCGACGATGCCGGCGCCCAGTACGATGACCTCGAAATCCATGCGCCCGCCCAGTCTGCGTGGTCTTTGTGGGTTGGCCGTCCGTTGCGGAGGCAAGGGCGACGGCCGCACGTCAATCGTGGGCCGTCCGGGACTTTAGACCACGGGCGCGCGCGTGGGCAAGCCCGCTGTTCACGGGCGCTTCGCGGCTTCCTTCCGGTACAGCGCCAGCTCGTCCGCGACGGCTTTCGCGACCGAAGGCCGTTGCAGCATCCGCCGCGCGTACGCGTGGACGGCGGGCCACGCGGCAAGATCGACGCCTGCGTGCGGCGCCCGGTTGAGCACGGTCACGAGGTAGGCGTCCGCGACGCTGAAGCGGTCGAGCAGAAAGTCGTGCGTTTCCAGATGGCGTTGCAGCACGCCGAGTCGCAACGCGACCTTGTACTGCCGGACGAAGCCGGCCCGGCGCTGCTCGCGCGGGTCGCGTCGGCGCTGCTCCATAGCCTCGCGGTGCGTGCGCGGGCCGGCGACTCGCGCGCGTCGTTGCGCGCGACCGCGGCGGCCGGCGTCGCGCTGATCTGCGGCGACGGACCGGCCGCCGCGATGCGCAAGCAACGGTCGTCGGCCATAAGCGGCGCGAGCCGCTGACCTTGGGTTTTTTCGCGAACGGATGGGGTGCATCGGGCGCGCTATGCGACGACGCGATGCGCACGCGACTTGCTACACTGACGCATCCCCGGACGACAGCACAAGGAGGTTCCGATGGTTCGGTATCGACACTACAAGGGCGGCATCTACGAACTGGTCTGCGAGGCGACGCTGGAGTCGGACCCGTCGGTCACGATGATCGTCTATCGCGCGGACAACGGCACCATCTGGACGCGCCCGTCGTCGGTATTCTTCGAACTCGTCGAGTACGAAGGCACGCTGGTGCCGCGCTTCGCGCCCGTCAACTGATTTCCCGTCTGTCCGCAAAAGGAATATTCGAACATGCGTCTCCTGCTCGCGCTGCTGGTGCCCTGGCTGCAATTCTTCACGATTGGGCGGCCGATCGCCGGCATCATCTGCCTGGTCCTGCAAATCACGCTGATCGGCTGGATTCCAGCCGCGATCTGGTCGGTGTACGCGCTCAGCCAGTACAACACCGATCGCAAGATCGAAAACGCGTTCGGCAAGCGCGGCTGACCGGGGCCGCCCGCGCGCGGATTCTCCTGCGTTGCCGCTCCCGGCCTTCCGGCTGCGGTTACAGAGGTAAACACCCGTCACAATTTCACGCGAACCCTGCGACGTTTCGCTTTTCTTACGTCCAAGAAAGGAGAAAAGCGATGCTCAAGACTTTGATTGCCGCCGGACTGGCGGCTGCATTGGCCGGTTGCGCGGTGGCGCCGGGATACGACTACGGATATGGCCAGCCCGCGTACTACGGCGGTTATGCGCCTGCGTACGAGCCAGCATACGGCTCGGTCAACATCGGCATATGGGGTGGCGGCGGCCACGACCGCTACTACGGCGGCGGTCGCGGGCGCCCGTGGCATGGCGGTGGAGGCCATTTTGGCGGCCGTGGGGGTGGAGGACACGGCGGTCACGGCCGTTAACCCGGATGCGAGGGCCGGAGCCGAGGCTCCGGCGCATCGCTCCCTGTTTTCTACCGTCAACGTATTTGTAACGGAGCAGTTTTGAAGAAGACCGTCATTGCACTGGCCACGGCGTTCGCCGTTCTCGCGCCGATGGCCGCCCAGGCCTATCCGCAACACCGCTATTCGCACCATCATCATCGCGTTTGCCGCAACGTCCACGTGCATCATCACTGGGAGCGCCGCTGCTGGTGGCGATGAACGCACGAGCCGACGC
The Paraburkholderia caballeronis genome window above contains:
- a CDS encoding ferritin-like domain-containing protein, with the translated sequence MSDTLTPDDAKTRTVDNPDAALRHWTHDVRGPVRIGSDEHRRMFCRMLLDTHNPYRPAVIDWPKLAPDALRRLTSLPIWDIAVQTEGRASIRVKTYAATVTDPLLREAIEMDGDEEARHKVVLSKLVEAYGIALAPEPAYPPPKRPEWAWMFTGYSECIDSFFAFGLFRSAQESGYFPPELVETFEPVIQEEARHILFFTNWVAWHRKTMPWWRRPWHSLCVAVIGFLLVWERLAIARGIDADGVAHDSNFLPANREVIGDALKPRDMLELCLQENDDRMRGYDPRLLRPTFVPALARLALRFMKK
- a CDS encoding transcriptional regulator, with the protein product MNPSIRYKGYEVAPAAQRLPNGLFAANLTIEAQSGSARSFDALDYFFDEEHALAYAFRWARMWIDDQRAALRRCA
- a CDS encoding NADPH-dependent FMN reductase, with the translated sequence MTTPDPHRRPLVVGIGGTTRAASSTERALSFALRGAENAGARTHLFGGTFLHSLPHYAPETEQRTDEQLELIETVRAADAVIIATPGYHGGVSGLVKNALDTLEELRADERPYLDGRAVGCIVTAYGWQAAGSVLTSLRSIVHALRGWPTPFGAGINTLETRFESAQQCSDPKVVDQLYTVGTQAAQFALAFNAHRAATATSGAPAVNESRANRLFSVAV
- a CDS encoding NAD(P)/FAD-dependent oxidoreductase, with the protein product MDFEVIVLGAGIVGVSAALHLQDRGRRVALIDRRGPGEETSYGNAGLIERSSVVPYGFPRSATALLRYARNRSTDLYWDYRSLPSYATWLARFWWESAPQRHAAAARDMLPLIERSVAEHDALAARADAQSLLHANGWLQAIHTPARFELDAARAERVAREHGLRVTALDAAALRAREPSLAAGFAGALHWLDPKTVANPGELVARYARLFETDGGAFRRGDAATLRRERDAWAVQTADGLISANEAVIAMGPWSDLVFEPLGYRIPLRAKRGYHMHYRPQRGTLSMPVVDTERGYAIAPMQQGIRLTTGVELATRDTPPTGVQLARAETIARPLFGLGDRLDAEPWLGMRPCTPDMRPVIGPAPRHPGLWFAFGHNHHGLTLGPVSGKLLAQMMTGEPTFTDPRPYRAERFG
- a CDS encoding glutathione binding-like protein, yielding MEQRRRDPREQRRAGFVRQYKVALRLGVLQRHLETHDFLLDRFSVADAYLVTVLNRAPHAGVDLAAWPAVHAYARRMLQRPSVAKAVADELALYRKEAAKRP
- a CDS encoding DUF1653 domain-containing protein; its protein translation is MVRYRHYKGGIYELVCEATLESDPSVTMIVYRADNGTIWTRPSSVFFELVEYEGTLVPRFAPVN
- a CDS encoding YqaE/Pmp3 family membrane protein; translated protein: MRLLLALLVPWLQFFTIGRPIAGIICLVLQITLIGWIPAAIWSVYALSQYNTDRKIENAFGKRG